In one window of Lewinella sp. 4G2 DNA:
- the rpmC gene encoding 50S ribosomal protein L29, whose product MASNKSVELRSASDADLQEQLNDTASSLDKMKFDHTVSGIENPLQLRTVRRDLARIKTEIRRRELEAMAPEELAKRDQIQRRRRKK is encoded by the coding sequence ATGGCCAGTAACAAATCCGTCGAGCTGCGTAGTGCGTCCGATGCTGATCTTCAGGAACAGCTGAACGACACTGCCTCCAGCCTGGACAAAATGAAGTTCGATCATACCGTCAGCGGTATCGAGAACCCTCTTCAACTGCGCACGGTCCGTCGTGACCTTGCTCGTATCAAAACCGAAATTCGCCGTCGCGAACTTGAGGCCATGGCTCCCGAGGAGCTCGCCAAGCGTGACCAGATTCAAAGACGTCGTCGTAAAAAGTAA
- the rpsQ gene encoding 30S ribosomal protein S17, with translation MNYFATEEEVVSSDRNERKSRVGLVASNKMDKTISVTIQRRLQHPIYGKYVKKSKKLIAHDENNDCQIGDLVRIMECRPLSRRKRWRLVEVIEKAK, from the coding sequence GTGAACTATTTTGCCACCGAGGAAGAAGTAGTATCATCTGACCGCAACGAACGTAAGAGCCGCGTTGGGCTCGTCGCTAGTAACAAGATGGACAAGACCATCAGTGTTACTATCCAGCGTCGCCTCCAGCACCCCATCTACGGTAAGTACGTAAAGAAATCAAAGAAGCTGATCGCCCACGACGAGAACAACGATTGCCAGATTGGTGATTTGGTTCGCATCATGGAGTGCCGCCCCCTTAGCCGCCGCAAGCGCTGGCGTTTGGTGGAGGTCATCGAAAAAGCCAAGTAA
- the rplN gene encoding 50S ribosomal protein L14: MIQQESRLRVADNSGAKEVLCIRVLGGSKRRYASIGDQIVISVKESAPGGNVKKGSVSRAVVVRTRKEIRRKDGSYIRFDDNAVVLLNANEEPRGTRIFGPVARELRDKDYMKIVSLAPEVL, translated from the coding sequence ATGATCCAACAGGAATCACGGTTACGCGTAGCCGATAACAGCGGTGCCAAAGAGGTACTCTGTATTCGCGTACTTGGCGGCTCTAAGCGTCGCTATGCCAGCATCGGCGACCAGATCGTTATCTCCGTCAAGGAGTCTGCCCCGGGTGGAAACGTAAAGAAAGGTTCGGTATCCCGCGCCGTTGTTGTTCGCACACGTAAGGAGATCCGCCGTAAGGACGGTTCTTACATCCGCTTCGACGACAATGCAGTTGTACTCCTTAACGCAAACGAAGAGCCCCGTGGCACCCGTATTTTCGGCCCCGTCGCTCGTGAACTTCGTGATAAGGATTACATGAAGATCGTATCACTCGCCCCCGAGGTACTTTAA
- the rplX gene encoding 50S ribosomal protein L24, with the protein MANKSYKDKQKRFAPKLKIKKGDRVVVIAGADRDLSRPREVLEVLVAENRAVVEGVNIRKKHQRATETDQGGIVEKAASIHLSNLMLLTADDQPTRVGRKADDNGKLVRYGKRDGNIIK; encoded by the coding sequence ATGGCTAACAAGTCCTATAAAGATAAGCAGAAGCGCTTTGCGCCGAAGCTGAAGATCAAGAAGGGTGACCGGGTGGTAGTAATCGCCGGCGCCGATCGTGATCTATCTCGGCCACGGGAAGTACTCGAAGTACTCGTAGCTGAGAACCGGGCCGTCGTCGAAGGTGTGAACATTCGCAAAAAGCACCAGCGCGCAACGGAAACCGACCAGGGTGGCATCGTAGAGAAAGCTGCCTCCATTCACCTAAGTAACCTGATGCTGCTGACCGCCGACGATCAGCCTACTCGCGTAGGCCGTAAAGCAGATGATAACGGTAAACTTGTACGCTACGGTAAGCGTGACGGAAACATCATTAAGTAA
- the rplE gene encoding 50S ribosomal protein L5: MSYTPRLKKKYDEEIRSKLMEEFNYKSSMEVPALLKICINQGVGQATQDRKLVENAVKEMSLVAGQQAVITKSKKSVSNFRLRDGMGIGAKVTLRREKMYDFLDRLIATALPRVRDFRGINDKSFDGRGNYTFGVTEQIIFPEISLDDVANLTGYDITFVTSAKTDAEGMALLKALGLPFKNQNNA; the protein is encoded by the coding sequence ATGAGCTATACTCCCCGACTGAAAAAGAAGTACGACGAAGAGATTCGTAGTAAGCTGATGGAAGAGTTCAATTACAAGAGCTCCATGGAAGTGCCCGCACTGCTGAAGATCTGTATCAACCAGGGTGTTGGTCAGGCCACGCAGGACCGGAAACTCGTTGAGAACGCAGTGAAGGAAATGTCCCTCGTAGCTGGTCAGCAAGCAGTGATTACCAAGTCAAAGAAATCTGTCTCCAACTTCCGTCTGCGTGACGGCATGGGCATCGGTGCTAAGGTGACCCTGCGCCGCGAGAAGATGTACGACTTCCTCGATCGCCTCATCGCTACTGCCCTCCCACGGGTACGTGACTTCCGCGGTATCAACGATAAGAGCTTCGATGGCCGTGGTAACTACACCTTTGGCGTAACGGAGCAAATCATCTTCCCGGAGATCAGCCTCGACGACGTGGCTAACCTGACGGGTTACGATATCACTTTCGTGACCAGTGCTAAGACCGACGCTGAAGGTATGGCGCTATTGAAGGCACTCGGCCTTCCTTTCAAGAATCAAAACAACGCTTAA
- the rpsN gene encoding 30S ribosomal protein S14, which yields MARKSLIARERKRERMVAKYAEKRAQLKAEGNWDELDKLPRNSNPIRLHNRCGLTGRPKGYMRKFGLCRVKFREMALDGKIPGVRKASW from the coding sequence ATGGCACGTAAATCACTAATCGCACGGGAACGCAAGCGCGAACGTATGGTCGCCAAGTACGCTGAGAAGCGTGCCCAGCTTAAGGCTGAAGGCAACTGGGACGAGCTCGATAAGCTTCCCCGCAACTCCAACCCAATCCGTCTCCACAACCGCTGTGGTCTTACCGGTCGCCCTAAGGGTTACATGCGTAAGTTCGGTCTCTGCCGGGTCAAGTTCCGTGAAATGGCACTTGACGGCAAGATCCCGGGAGTTCGCAAGGCTTCCTGGTAG
- the rpsH gene encoding 30S ribosomal protein S8, producing MAVTDPIADYLTRLRNAQIAGHRVVTIPSSKLKKRMTEILYDQGYILKYKFDDTAGKGNQGEISVALKYEKDTRTPVIRKLIRVSKPGLRRYVKADALPRVINGLGIAIVSTSKGLMTDKQARKDNIGGEVLCYVY from the coding sequence ATGGCCGTTACTGATCCTATTGCTGACTACCTGACCCGCCTGCGCAATGCGCAGATCGCCGGTCACCGCGTAGTCACTATTCCTTCTTCCAAGCTGAAGAAGCGCATGACCGAGATCCTTTACGATCAAGGTTACATCCTCAAGTACAAGTTCGACGATACCGCCGGCAAGGGTAACCAGGGAGAGATCTCCGTGGCCCTTAAGTACGAGAAAGACACGCGCACGCCCGTTATTCGGAAGTTGATCCGCGTATCTAAGCCAGGTCTTCGTCGCTACGTCAAGGCGGATGCGCTACCCCGTGTAATTAACGGTCTGGGTATTGCCATCGTGTCCACTTCTAAAGGTCTCATGACCGATAAGCAGGCGCGTAAGGACAACATCGGAGGCGAGGTTCTTTGCTACGTCTACTAA
- the rplF gene encoding 50S ribosomal protein L6, with protein MSRIGKNPITVPSGVSIDVSKGNLVTVKGPKGQLTQQVHPDLSVEVKDGEAVVSRPSNSKRHRSYHGLYRSLIDNMVVGVTEGYTLELEVVGVGYRAENQGNQLTLTLGYSHPIIFLIPEEVSVETVSAKGKAPVIKLSSTDKQLVGQIAAKIRSLRKPEPYKGKGIKFVGEELRRKAGKTAAKK; from the coding sequence ATGTCCAGAATTGGTAAAAATCCCATCACCGTTCCCAGCGGCGTCAGCATCGACGTCAGCAAGGGCAACTTGGTGACGGTTAAAGGCCCTAAAGGCCAACTCACGCAGCAGGTCCACCCCGATCTCTCCGTAGAGGTAAAGGACGGTGAAGCCGTTGTTTCCCGCCCGAGTAATTCTAAGCGCCACCGCAGCTACCACGGTCTTTACCGTTCGCTCATCGACAATATGGTCGTTGGCGTAACTGAAGGCTACACGCTTGAGCTCGAGGTAGTAGGTGTCGGTTACCGTGCTGAGAACCAGGGCAACCAGCTCACGCTTACGCTTGGCTACTCTCACCCAATTATCTTCCTCATCCCCGAAGAGGTGTCTGTAGAAACGGTTAGCGCGAAGGGTAAGGCTCCGGTCATCAAGCTGTCCAGCACGGATAAGCAATTGGTCGGTCAGATTGCCGCGAAGATCCGTTCACTCCGCAAGCCGGAGCCGTACAAAGGCAAGGGTATCAAGTTTGTCGGTGAAGAACTCCGCCGCAAAGCTGGTAAGACTGCCGCTAAGAAGTAA
- the rplR gene encoding 50S ribosomal protein L18 codes for MQLTKLKRRKRIHSRVRKKISGTPDQPRLNVYRSNKYIYAQLIDDVNGVTLASASSFEAAVAQEGDKSAQATAVGKLIAERAAAKGIQNVLFDRGGYLFHGRVKSLANGAREGGLKF; via the coding sequence ATGCAACTAACTAAACTAAAGCGGAGGAAACGGATCCACAGCCGTGTACGGAAGAAGATCTCCGGCACGCCCGACCAACCGCGTCTGAACGTCTACCGTTCCAACAAATACATTTACGCCCAGCTCATCGATGATGTAAACGGCGTTACCCTCGCTTCCGCTTCCAGCTTCGAAGCTGCCGTTGCGCAAGAAGGTGATAAGTCTGCTCAGGCAACTGCCGTAGGTAAGCTGATCGCCGAACGTGCTGCCGCCAAGGGTATCCAAAACGTCCTCTTCGACCGGGGAGGCTATCTTTTTCACGGGCGTGTTAAGTCACTCGCCAACGGTGCTCGCGAGGGTGGCCTTAAATTCTAA
- the rpsE gene encoding 30S ribosomal protein S5: MAEQRNSGGGRNRRDGRKGGRKDGNQQESDLREKMVALNRVTKVNKGGRTFTFAAIVVVGDGKGKVGYGMGKARDISEAIQKATDNARKSIIKVPLHKGTIPHEQLGKYGAGKVLLKPASEGTGVIAGGAMRAVLDIAGVNNVLAKSQGSSNPHNVIKATIDALKKLRSPMAIAKQRGISMEKLFEG, from the coding sequence ATGGCTGAGCAAAGAAATTCAGGCGGCGGACGTAACCGCCGTGACGGTCGCAAGGGCGGTCGCAAAGATGGTAACCAGCAAGAGTCTGACCTGCGCGAAAAGATGGTAGCCCTTAACCGGGTAACCAAGGTAAACAAGGGTGGCCGTACGTTCACCTTCGCCGCAATCGTTGTGGTGGGTGACGGAAAAGGCAAAGTCGGTTATGGCATGGGTAAAGCTCGTGACATCTCCGAAGCTATCCAGAAAGCTACCGACAACGCTCGCAAGAGCATCATCAAGGTGCCACTGCACAAAGGGACTATCCCGCACGAGCAGCTTGGTAAGTACGGTGCCGGTAAGGTGCTCCTCAAGCCCGCTTCCGAAGGTACGGGTGTAATTGCAGGCGGTGCCATGCGCGCTGTTCTCGACATCGCTGGCGTGAACAACGTACTCGCTAAATCACAGGGTTCTTCTAACCCGCACAACGTGATCAAGGCAACCATCGATGCACTTAAAAAGCTACGTAGCCCCATGGCAATTGCCAAGCAGCGTGGTATTTCAATGGAAAAGTTGTTCGAAGGGTAA
- the rpmD gene encoding 50S ribosomal protein L30 yields the protein MAKVKITQIKSVIDRPKKQKATIAALGLKRMHQTVERENTPVVMGMVKAVSHLVKVEEA from the coding sequence ATGGCTAAAGTTAAAATTACCCAGATCAAAAGCGTTATCGACCGCCCGAAAAAGCAGAAAGCTACCATCGCGGCACTTGGTCTCAAGCGTATGCACCAGACCGTGGAGCGGGAGAACACCCCCGTCGTCATGGGAATGGTAAAGGCAGTAAGCCACCTCGTTAAAGTAGAGGAAGCGTAA
- the rplO gene encoding 50S ribosomal protein L15, which yields MELNNLKPAAGATKSGKRIARGQGSGRGGTSTRGHKGAKSRSGYKSKRNFEGGQMPLQMRLPKRGFNSPNRTEYVALNLGRLQAISEKHGLTEITPAALYAAGIIKKNDLLKVLGTGEISAKLTISAHAASNTAKEAIEKAGGSITIA from the coding sequence ATGGAACTCAACAATCTTAAACCAGCCGCCGGCGCTACGAAGTCCGGTAAGCGTATTGCACGTGGTCAGGGCTCCGGCCGTGGCGGTACCTCGACCCGTGGTCACAAAGGTGCTAAGTCTCGTTCTGGTTACAAGAGCAAGCGTAACTTCGAAGGTGGCCAGATGCCGCTGCAGATGCGTTTGCCAAAGCGTGGCTTCAACAGCCCGAACCGCACTGAGTACGTTGCCCTCAACCTGGGCCGCCTACAGGCGATCAGCGAGAAGCACGGCCTCACGGAAATCACTCCAGCTGCGCTCTACGCTGCCGGTATCATCAAGAAGAATGACCTCTTGAAGGTCCTCGGAACTGGTGAGATCTCCGCAAAGCTGACGATCAGCGCCCACGCTGCTTCCAATACTGCCAAGGAAGCTATTGAAAAAGCTGGCGGTAGTATCACTATCGCCTAA
- the secY gene encoding preprotein translocase subunit SecY encodes MKFFETLKNIWTIEELRKRILFTLLLIAIYRLGSYIVLPGADVVALKAQLEGSGSPTDLLGLINLFTGGAFNNASIMALGIMPYITASIIVQLLGFAVPYFQKLQTTEGESGRKKINQITRALTVAITLVQGAGYLTYISSNGGQSAAVSDSIFWLSGIVILSTGTIFAMWLGERITDRGIGNGVSLLITVGIIVGLPAALGFELQDKFSNGGLLVFVLEMVAFFLVTLLTVMIVTGVRKIPLQFAQRAVGRGESTAPTATNRDYIPLKVNASGVMPIIFAQALMLLPVSLAGFGGGPEAEATWLVQQFNDFTSPLYNVVYFFLVVIFTYVYTALVVNPGQYTEYLSRQNAFIPGVRGGEETEAYIDAITSRITLPGSIILGLIAILPALVATLGVNQAFAIFFGGTSLIIMVGVVLDTLDQINSYLLMRKYDGLVQDGTVVGRNSGSRMQSLGADF; translated from the coding sequence ATGAAGTTTTTTGAGACGCTCAAAAACATCTGGACGATCGAGGAACTCCGTAAGCGCATCCTGTTTACGTTGCTGCTCATCGCCATCTACCGCCTGGGTTCGTACATCGTACTCCCCGGTGCTGATGTCGTCGCGCTGAAAGCTCAGCTCGAAGGCTCCGGTAGCCCAACGGATCTCCTGGGTCTGATCAATCTCTTCACTGGTGGTGCGTTCAACAACGCGTCCATCATGGCGCTGGGCATCATGCCATACATCACGGCGAGTATCATCGTTCAGCTCCTTGGTTTCGCGGTGCCTTACTTCCAGAAGCTACAGACTACCGAAGGGGAGTCCGGCCGCAAGAAGATCAACCAGATCACCCGTGCGCTTACGGTAGCGATTACCCTCGTGCAGGGTGCCGGTTACCTTACGTACATTAGCTCCAATGGTGGCCAATCCGCCGCCGTATCCGACTCGATCTTCTGGTTGAGTGGTATTGTCATCCTTTCTACCGGTACCATCTTCGCGATGTGGCTGGGTGAGCGGATCACGGACCGTGGTATTGGTAATGGTGTATCCCTCCTCATCACCGTAGGTATCATCGTGGGTCTTCCCGCAGCCCTTGGTTTTGAATTACAGGATAAGTTCTCCAACGGTGGCCTCCTGGTCTTCGTTCTGGAGATGGTGGCTTTCTTCCTCGTAACCTTACTGACGGTCATGATCGTCACCGGTGTACGGAAGATTCCACTGCAATTCGCCCAACGTGCTGTTGGCCGTGGTGAAAGCACGGCGCCAACCGCAACTAACCGTGACTACATTCCGCTGAAGGTTAACGCTTCCGGTGTAATGCCGATCATCTTCGCTCAGGCGCTGATGCTACTTCCAGTATCCCTTGCGGGATTCGGCGGTGGCCCTGAGGCTGAAGCCACCTGGTTGGTACAGCAGTTCAACGACTTTACGAGCCCGTTGTACAACGTGGTCTACTTCTTCCTCGTCGTCATCTTCACCTACGTCTATACGGCCCTGGTGGTGAACCCCGGCCAGTACACGGAGTACCTCAGCCGTCAGAATGCCTTCATTCCCGGTGTTCGCGGTGGCGAAGAAACCGAAGCTTACATTGATGCCATCACCAGCCGCATTACGCTGCCAGGTTCCATCATCCTCGGTTTAATCGCTATCCTTCCGGCGCTCGTAGCTACCCTCGGCGTGAACCAGGCATTTGCCATCTTCTTCGGTGGTACCTCCCTGATCATCATGGTAGGTGTGGTCCTTGATACGCTCGACCAGATCAATAGCTACCTGCTTATGCGTAAGTATGACGGACTCGTCCAGGACGGAACCGTCGTCGGTCGCAACAGCGGTAGCCGCATGCAGAGCCTCGGAGCTGACTTCTAA
- a CDS encoding glycosyltransferase family 39 protein, giving the protein MFAAFAILLRWGSFFISVINHDESTYIVIADELLNGEVYLRDVIDTKPIGIFLVYAALIKLTGGAIWLLRLAAALVVALGGWGLYLASHRALSSQRAGIAAGLKYVLICSVFSYYGLSPNTEIFFNCLTIAAAGLAVAPRVTAAENDSFWHWPVAGLLLGLAMTIKPFAAAESLAIGLFLVWYYLRQGLVIRTLTAGTTLLLGFALPLLGVYLYYANLGMLDTLQFYLFEVNGAYPIELPWYLRLKYMGDYCLRFAPFVILGALSLVRSNGNSDRPHTVWTRFLLLSFTLVTMVVLITGKRFGHYQVQLHPLLAALAGSWWALGKTAFPALSWDWLKKYTPAILIGVGLIVGLAHFARFNGKDDKPTRIAAYMEYKLAPNETFFGLNGWQITYHLLYRDVPTPYVHSSLLFLDHHVRAFQVDELGEADRLLANPNLRYLMGRVSDPDADTPLSRRLLLEFSPMDTLPGEIIIYRRD; this is encoded by the coding sequence TTGTTTGCGGCCTTCGCTATTCTATTGCGGTGGGGTTCTTTCTTCATTTCGGTCATCAATCACGACGAGAGTACGTACATCGTCATCGCGGATGAACTACTGAACGGTGAAGTCTACCTCCGTGACGTGATCGATACGAAACCGATCGGCATCTTCCTGGTCTACGCTGCACTTATTAAGTTGACGGGTGGCGCCATTTGGCTCCTTCGACTGGCCGCCGCCCTGGTGGTTGCGCTAGGGGGCTGGGGCCTCTACCTGGCGAGCCACCGCGCGCTCAGCAGTCAACGTGCGGGAATAGCTGCCGGTCTGAAGTATGTCCTCATTTGCAGCGTCTTCTCCTACTACGGATTGTCGCCCAATACGGAGATCTTTTTCAATTGCCTCACGATCGCCGCCGCCGGCCTGGCCGTAGCCCCCCGCGTAACTGCGGCCGAGAACGATTCATTCTGGCACTGGCCGGTCGCTGGGTTGCTACTTGGTTTGGCTATGACGATTAAACCATTCGCCGCGGCGGAGTCGCTGGCAATTGGCCTGTTCCTGGTCTGGTATTATTTGCGCCAGGGTCTGGTAATCAGGACGCTCACGGCCGGCACTACCCTATTGCTCGGTTTTGCATTGCCACTTTTGGGTGTCTATCTGTACTACGCTAACCTGGGCATGCTCGATACACTTCAATTCTACCTCTTTGAAGTGAATGGCGCCTACCCCATTGAGTTACCCTGGTACCTCCGCTTGAAATACATGGGGGATTACTGCCTTCGCTTCGCCCCGTTTGTCATTTTAGGGGCGCTGTCGCTGGTGCGAAGTAATGGGAACTCGGACCGGCCCCATACCGTATGGACGAGATTTCTGCTCCTGTCCTTTACCCTGGTGACGATGGTGGTCCTTATCACCGGTAAACGCTTCGGCCATTATCAGGTACAGCTCCATCCGTTATTGGCAGCCCTGGCAGGAAGTTGGTGGGCCCTTGGCAAAACAGCATTCCCGGCATTAAGCTGGGACTGGCTTAAAAAGTATACCCCGGCTATACTAATTGGTGTGGGCCTCATCGTGGGCTTAGCTCACTTCGCCCGATTCAACGGCAAGGATGATAAACCCACCCGCATCGCTGCGTACATGGAATATAAGCTGGCGCCCAACGAAACCTTCTTTGGCCTGAATGGCTGGCAGATCACTTACCACCTGTTGTACCGTGACGTACCCACACCCTACGTCCACTCCTCCTTGCTGTTCCTGGACCATCACGTGCGGGCCTTTCAGGTGGATGAACTGGGAGAAGCGGACCGCCTGCTCGCAAACCCCAATCTACGGTACCTGATGGGCCGGGTAAGCGACCCTGACGCAGACACACCGCTGAGCCGACGCTTACTGCTCGAGTTCTCTCCGATGGACACCCTCCCGGGTGAGATCATTATTTACCGAAGGGACTAA